The nucleotide sequence AACTAATATCACCACGTTAACCACATCAATTGATATTCTGACGCTTCACTTCCCGAATTGGTACTGCTTGTCCCGAACAAATAAGGCATAGAATATATTGTACCTGCAAGCTTTTGGGCCTACAAATTAAAATATAAGGGACTGTTTTGTGAATGATAAGGACAGTTCTCCACCCGTACATTCGCGGTTTTCATGTTAGATCTCAAACCCATACACCattatatctttctttttcgtatttttgttgaaaaaacataattttcaatttccatTTACGGATTTTGAGTCTCTCCTGCACAGACAATCCTGCACAACAATGGACAATTTTCTATCACGAACCCCTCCACCGAAGAGAGGACAGGGAACAGGAAGAAAAGttggaacttttcaatagtGAATTTTTGGATTCTAACTATTTAACCATTATATCACTAAATAGCACATATCTTGTATTGGAATAAGGAGTTTGAAGGAAGCTCACCAAGTACAAGCAAAAGTCCAAGATGGTATGTGAGACACCTATATGAGGAGACTTGTGGGCGAGAGACGTGAACCAAAGACCAAGGAAGCAGAAAGAACAGagatatattgaaaaatcatGATAAAATTAAGAATGTTAATGAAGACAAAAGCGATATAGAACAATGATATGAATGGGAAACATAGCCAGATAATGATTGTATTTACTTGAGGAATGTATTAACATAGTGGGATGTCGTTATGAGTTTTTTTACAGGAGTAATATCGGTGGGAAATGATGATGGCAAAACAGAAACCAGGTTCTAAATGTTGGGATTATAAGATTTGATTATTAATGAGCGATCAGTTTGGGCTTTAGGATACTGATGTGATTCGTTCTGTTGATTTGTGACAAGTAATAAAGCTATGAGAGAGATGAGAAGTTTGAATATATCTGAGGTTTAGTAATAAATCTGGTTCTTGGtctatttttttggtttgcGGTTTCGATCACAAGAAGTCCGTGTTGGGAAGCTTTTCTGATGAGAAGCTCTCCGATCAAACCCTCCGGGTTATTTATGAAACATTTTTTACTAACAATTCCGTTTTATTAAacgttttttctttacagGTTTTAGTTCAAGATTTGTTGCACCCAACTGCTGCTTCTGAAGCTAGAAAGCACAAGTTAAAGACTTTGGTTCAATCCCCAAGATCCCACTTCTTGGATGTCAAGTGCCCAGGTTGTTTGAACATCACTACTGTGTTCTCTCACGCTCAAACCGCTGTCACTTGTGAATCCTGTTCTACCGTCTTGTGTACCCCAACCGGTGGTAAGGCCAAGTTGTCTGAAGGTACTTCtttcagaagaaaatagaTTTACACTTCTATAGCACACCAATAATTTTAACATAAATTTATTCATTCTGTtgtacttttctttctagaGCACAATATGATTCTAATGTATATCGTACCGGTAGATTATTTCAATGACTAAATGACTTGGTATTAAAGATATCAAGCGTTTGATCGTTTGATTATTCTGAAGCTAAATAAATAAATCAGTTTATTACATCATAATATATAGTACCATAAGCTATTTACAAGGTATTTTTACTATTTTTTATATGTGCAATATCAATGCCCATTAGTATTCATCGACTGCCAATTTCCGGTTGGCatatttcttctccttctttgcATTTTCTAAATGGAAGTTGTGTTGATGGAATTTAGCTAGCGCATCAACAGCTGACTGAGGATCTAAatcttccttttcttgatcCAATTGGTTGGCTATGTCCTTCAATTCCCGGGACTTGACCTTCACCGcgttcttcatctttttgatttcttctttgtgTAACTTTTCGAGCTTTTTCACATTCAAAGCACCTCCACcttgaatttttgttttggcCTCAAGCGCCCATAAGTCACCTTTCTGTGCCTTTCTGGCATCATGATAGATGTTTTTGTCTAAAGATCTTGGTACAGTCCATTTTTCGAAATTACCTGAAGGCGCACATAGGTCAAGGGTCACATGTCCTTTCCTCTTAATAGGTTGTTTAATAATTCTAGGCCATGTATTGGCTGTATTGTCGCCTAATGAACCAATGTCGTATTTGGTCTTGTTCTCCTCTCTTTCTGCTTTAATAGATTGGCTTGTTTCACGATCTTTCGCTGATCTTTCAGCGATCAAATATGAGTAAttaacaatttcaaatcctctaccattttttcttcctgaACCAGCAGACGACTTACCCTTTATCCCGATACCATCAGTAGGAGTTTGCCATGGAGTGGCTAAGATCTTACCTTTCTTTAGTTCAATGGTAAATTTGGGTCTTAGCACAGTCTTTTGGAAGTTACAGAAATTCAACTTTGAGCCTTCTGAAAGGTCGTAGTAATGAGGTTTACCAATTTGGAGTGGGCATTTCCTGTGGTGGGCACATGGAGCAATGATTTTGATATGGTAATTTTCCTcatttggttcttcttctgtttccaTTGACTTTAGAAGGTCCTCTTCAAATTCCAAGTCTTCTGCTTTCACAGGCCCGTATTTGGAATCCAAGCTTTGAGCAAGTTCGAgatattcttcatcatccaAGTTCAAACTTTCAATGGTTGGTTCTTCATTTTCCACGGGCACCGAACGATAGCTGGCTCTCCCCATCATCTTATTACCTCTGTTCCACGGCCTTGGAATCTTGCCATGTTCATCAGGATAGTTCTCAGGTCTAATCATAAACTGTCTTGCCCTTGCAATAATCTCAAATCCCATTGGATTCCCTCTTTCTATAATCACAAGGTGTCCCTTTGGTGAAAGAAGTTTCAAGTAGTGATCCAAATTGTCGTCAATCTGCGCGGGGAATCTTTCTTCATGTCTCAAAAGTTGATGCGTTAATATTATTAAGTCATATTCGTTAGAACCAGGCACGTCTTTACGTAGTCTGGTATTAATACGGATACTTTTCGTTGCTACCTCTCCAAGCATTTCATCTTGCGCGTCGATATTATCAgcctcctcttcttcctcaacTTCCTCTTCAGTATCTTTCTTAGGGGGGTCGGTGTACGACTTTTCCTCTGCGTAAAGTAAATCGTCAGGAATTTCGTTCAACTGTCTGCTCAATATTAATTTGGCTCTCTTTTGCATCTCTAAATGACCAATAATAGTTGCCTCTTTGACTTTAGGTCTGTACTCTTTCCCCATCAAATCGTTCAACGCTACGATACCAGTAGCTGGACCATAGCCAACATCTAATACTCTCTGCGGATTAAAGTCCTTTCCGACTCTCTTCTTAAGCTCAGACAAAGATTGATAGATGGCTGCGTAGTTCTGAACAAAAATAGAGGCGATGTGAGAGTCTACTTCCATATTTGACGATGTTGGTCTATGAAGCGAACGTTCGTAAAGTTCCACAAAATACTTCGAAGCTGCCCTACGCAAATTATTGGGTATATGTAAAGACATAATATTATGCTGTATCGCCTCTGTCACCGTGTGCGATAGTTGGATTTGTTGCCTGAAGGCCCTTCCTTCTAGCGTTTGGGGTAAGAGTCTGGCTTCTTCAGCATTGAGTCCTTGCAAAAGATTTCCCATTTTATCTCTATACTCCCCCTTCACTGAATTATTAAGCAGTTCATCTCGTTCAACAACTCGAACATTATCCTGTTGTGTGCCGtcaacaacaaacccaAATGTGCTCCTAGAATCAGGACTCTTTCTATCCACAAGTTCAGCAAAATTGTTCGAAGAATCTGCCAAAGAAGAGTTCAATCGTGCAGC is from Kluyveromyces marxianus DMKU3-1042 DNA, complete genome, chromosome 2 and encodes:
- a CDS encoding 40S ribosomal protein eS27, whose product is MVLVQDLLHPTAASEARKHKLKTLVQSPRSHFLDVKCPGCLNITTVFSHAQTAVTCESCSTVLCTPTGGKAKLSEGTSFRRK
- the RSM22 gene encoding tRNA methyltransferase RSM22: MLRFGRTFRLPIKSTFAARLNSSLADSSNNFAELVDRKSPDSRSTFGFVVDGTQQDNVRVVERDELLNNSVKGEYRDKMGNLLQGLNAEEARLLPQTLEGRAFRQQIQLSHTVTEAIQHNIMSLHIPNNLRRAASKYFVELYERSLHRPTSSNMEVDSHIASIFVQNYAAIYQSLSELKKRVGKDFNPQRVLDVGYGPATGIVALNDLMGKEYRPKVKEATIIGHLEMQKRAKLILSRQLNEIPDDLLYAEEKSYTDPPKKDTEEEVEEEEEADNIDAQDEMLGEVATKSIRINTRLRKDVPGSNEYDLIILTHQLLRHEERFPAQIDDNLDHYLKLLSPKGHLVIIERGNPMGFEIIARARQFMIRPENYPDEHGKIPRPWNRGNKMMGRASYRSVPVENEEPTIESLNLDDEEYLELAQSLDSKYGPVKAEDLEFEEDLLKSMETEEEPNEENYHIKIIAPCAHHRKCPLQIGKPHYYDLSEGSKLNFCNFQKTVLRPKFTIELKKGKILATPWQTPTDGIGIKGKSSAGSGRKNGRGFEIVNYSYLIAERSAKDRETSQSIKAEREENKTKYDIGSLGDNTANTWPRIIKQPIKRKGHVTLDLCAPSGNFEKWTVPRSLDKNIYHDARKAQKGDLWALEAKTKIQGGGALNVKKLEKLHKEEIKKMKNAVKVKSRELKDIANQLDQEKEDLDPQSAVDALAKFHQHNFHLENAKKEKKYANRKLAVDEY